A stretch of DNA from Cydia fagiglandana chromosome 24, ilCydFagi1.1, whole genome shotgun sequence:
gtagatagataaattgtttggatattaaggattgcaataagtccaaatttgtggAGCAATGAAggttatattcaaatttcgtcaagtggaggaaaactagagctggacgaaaactagcgcaatgaccctattatattaaataaaattactctATTCTCAATTCAAGTGGTTTTATGTACATAATTACAAATgcattcataaatatttacatgtTAAGGAAAGCTAAataactagggaatgcaaatcggttattttttgtatggaaataaccgcggtttcggttaaaaaccgattatttccatacaaaaaataaccgatttgcattccctactaaTAACAATCACATCACATAGTACTGGACCCTAGTAAGTTGTAACTTTGGCTGTGAGGTAGGTACAGTAAGGTAACATAGCCATAAACTTAAATTATAAATCTATAGTAATACATTCAAATTTACAAACATTCACAATTAAACTTTTTTcaccaaaattaaatatttgataAGGCTCATACAACTTTAAAACACTATCTAcattaaaaacacaattatttacataactattgttaatcaaaattaaaaacaccTCATCATTTATATCCATAGTGTCCAGTAAGTAGCTTCCATATTTATATTCGACTTTTTGAATTCGGAACACCAAGTGCTCACCTTTGggtattttgaaattggaaTTATCAGCCAGGAACCTTTCGTGTTGCCATAGAGAAATGTTAgcattatgtttttttaaaagtGAACAAAGTCTGTATGCGAGGCCATCTTTCTTATACCTTATTTTCTTAGATTTTTCTGCTTCTATTATCGAATTGTCTGTGGAGTTCGtgtgttttattgtttttacgCTACTTTCATTTGAAGTCATTTGAGTTACAGATATTATTTCTCCATCATCATTAGAAGTATTCTGCGGCGTAGGAGTATTGGCAATTGAAACTTGCGAACAATTTTCAGAACTAAACTGATTATCAAAGAATGATTTAATTTTCTTGATTAAATCCACATTACTAGAACTTTTTGAGCTTTCATTACTATGTCTGTCTTCTAGTTGTATAGAATTCTGTGTTTCTAATATTGGAGTATCTTCAATTTCTATCTTAATGTTATCTTGCATTTTTCTTCGGTCACGTGGAAAATAGTGACTAAGTACAGGAGAAATACTTCTTTTCTCTGTTTGGATTATATTATCATTCTTACTGTCACTAAATAATGTTTTTCTCACCTTCGGACTGTGAACGGGTGATGCAAACTTCTGAGCTATTACAGGACTCTTCATGCTAATAGCTCTCTGTGTACCAGTACACAGTACAGGCGACGTCAGATTAGCTATACTGTTGTTATATTCAGCTGATTTTGGTATCGAATACGTCTTATCAAGAACATTTTCAATCAGCTTACATTTAGTTTTACTAGTTAAAACTGGCGATTTATCACCTTCAATGTCTTTAGTCACGTCAATTATAGTGATATCTAAGTTAGAAACGTTGCTGGGAACCTTCGATTTGCGTTTTCTTTTACGATTTAGTTTCTTGTTGGTTATGTTATTGAAATTCGCTTTGTTGTCGACATCTTCGAACTCGCTGGAGTCACTTGACGACCAGATTATCTCTTCTGAATAATCTTGCGAATTCAATAAGCGAAACTTTGTGGAAAATAGGTTTTCTTTAtgttttttcattttaaataaaatacaaaacaataacaaattgcGTTGACGActgacatttatttatatttttttaaatattttctttttttttgtagtgATGCACCCAGTGTCGATTATGATGCAATATAATCCACCCAAAATCGACGTAATTAATGTTACCATAATCTTATAGCCTGAGTTCCCTGACGCGGTGATAACaatcaagggcccaaccttttctgttctctttcacgacgcagcaactagtatcatttctctctcctcgctcttttaaaatgccgtttgtcaaaaaaggacaaccatactgttgacaaggtggacttcaaatcaagtgttgcctttcttgatgcgcccgggctgtgtatgtgtgcgtaaaagcgtatatgtgtgctcttttagggatgtaaaaagtcgattttaatcatgttatatatcgataaacgctacacagcggaacgaaatagcgattaattgaagcttcaatatcttcgttaaacataaacataattgaaatgctaatggataatgaatatattataatataataatataattcaattattgcggaacacctattttaggaggtatttatgtattttaattaaatatctgaactttcccttggttccctgctggggcgtgactataaaattgtgatctgataaccacaataaagaataaaagcgtttttggtcattttaggtatcgttaagcctttgaagtaaaattaaaattgcaagagatgtcgatagtttatcgatatgactttatcgacatggctacagcaacgtgggcctcattgttaatcgtacactaaacaaaagtggcaacagtgacagctcgctgagacaccgtctatatatatattatgtctatgataacaatgtttttttttccacattaTTTACCCAAATATTTGCTAGAGTTTATTATGACAACACTTTCATTTTTGTTATGTTGTCATCATTGACGATATATGGTGTTACTAATGTTTCGAGCTTCTGCAATTTGAGCATTAACTCGAATGTTATTCACGGATTCGAGTTTAAAGCGACTTTGTGCGGCAAGTTGTAGCATAAAGtcaacgttttttttaaatcaaatgaTCAATACTGAATGTATTCAAAGTATAAATTACTTTGTTTTATCATTGATTATCATTTTCAAATAGAAAGTTGCAAATAGAGAACTGAGCGAGTGAGCATATGATATAAAATAATACGGTTATTGAGTACTCATGGTAGCCCAGCAAGATGTCATGTTGGCAGCACTGCACAACTACCGCTTGTTATTTACCAAACTTCACACCGGTGTGCGCTCTCAAAACAAATACGTGCTCGCTGGAACCTATTGTTTATCAGTGcgttaaaaacacgttttatctTAGCGTTTCTTTAAAATAAATCCAAATAAACTCCCACTAGTGCTGATTGTCGCTAATAAGAACCCTCGTTTAACCCGCGTCAGTTATATCTCGCCACAATGGAAGTCGAGCCCATCGCTTCCGAACTAGAAAACGTGGCGGCGAGTGATACTGATAACGCGAAACCGGCTGACGAGGGCGCCGGGGACGCCGCGACGTCCCACTCCGAGCGTCTGAAACGCCGTCATAGGAATAAGAAGCTCGCAAGAACCAACAGCAAGGAGGGCGGCGTTAGCACGCCGACGCCGCTCCCTAGATATCGAAGCTGGAAAAATAGCCGCAGACCGCGCAATGGCCACGGGCGCGGGCTGCCTAAAAAAGGTAAATTACCAATCTACCTTCAAAGTACGCGATTTAACCTGCCGGCAACGCGGTAGATTTTTCTAGACTTTCTACGGCGTGAATTGAGCCGCAAACGgctatttacataatattttgtttactaCGCACCGGTGGTCACGTAATTATTTTGAGTTCGTATTGCCGCATTTTTCAAGGTCACGCGGGCCCGGCTCTGCGCAGTTACGTCGTACGCTGTTAGGGTTCTTCTTATCGATTGGCGTAGGTCACTAATAGAAGTCGACGTCTTATTACGAAACTAAGCTTGTAAACAACTTTCGATCGCTCAAGGCTATTTTAGGGCTACATCGACAATCCTGCAGGTTTAAGAATAGCGCTTAGCCGGTTGGCTGAATggataaaactttttttttaattaatcgcATATCGGCCAAGGTCATTTATGTTTTCCATAAACACAACAAAAGGGtctgtttgttttatttttgtaccaGACAAACAGGTTTtctgtattaattaattttctcGTTTCTTGAGCAACTTTCTCATTTCTGATATGTTTAACAACTTGTTAACAGGACAATTCTTTGAAATTATGCAGTTGGATAATAATGACAAGTAATAGTTTTTCTTGAAAttaattaggtacagtcaagtgaAAAAATATGTGTGCACTCAACATACTCAGAAATATCTTAGCTCTTAAGTCAGCAAATTAAgaatgggacatatttttaagttttttttttaacatttaatgtttatttcaaagaaactatctatgtgtaacatattgaatataaataaaGTAAGTTGTATGCACCCAACCCATATTATTACACTTTTCTATACAAGTAGTCTTGTATAGTTCGTTACAGAGatgggcaaaatgtaatcgactAACGATTAACGATTAAGACTAAAAGAATTAATTGCGACTGACGATTGAAAACGACGACTGATCAATCGTAGTTGTATAGAGTGCAACTAATTTAGTTGCAACTAAATTTTTGTAATCGACTAATTAGTTAGACTATTTTTTCCGCGACTAATGTTAGAAGCAaattaaatggaaaacctcggtATGGCTATGTTGACAGCCAGCAGATTAGGACTTATTAACGCATGTATAAAAATGAAATAGCACATGTGTTACTTGCGATATTTTGACCATTTTTATGGAGTGTAAAATTTCTCTTATCTAAGGGTAAATAAAGATTGGGTACTTTGTGCattgacacttaaaacacaattttataaataaaactttgtattttgttgttaatCAATGTCaatcgtaaaaataataattaaaataaaaaaaatatcaaatcaaCGTTCTATATACGATAAAATGTTCATATCATATGTTatgatataaaacattaaaaaacacaCAGTTATAATAAATCAAACTTTGTATATGAAACATTCAAAGCAAAAAgtatcaaaaaatcaaaaaagcTTATAAATAATCAACATGTTTGTACATAACATTATGCATGCTCAATTAAAATTTGCGAAGTATGTTTTGCATTTGTGacatttacttattatttaatcagtgagtaatataagtaatataaatttaatcagtgagtaatataaaaaaaatgtttataattaataaaacagaCACATTTCCAATATTGTGAtaggtttaaaaataaaggatataatcattggtaaatatttttttactatgtacTTTCTTTACCCATTATATATAAAGTATAACATTCAATACAATATATCAAGCTCTGCATATAATAAACTACATAATCAAAATTTGCTCATAAATATAACCATATAAATGTACTTAAAAATTAGAGTACTCACAACAAATACAACACGAGTAAAATAATCTATAGAATATGTTTACTTTTTTAAGTTCGTTTTCAATACTACTCTTTCTTCAAATAGATGATCTGAGAGCCTATTTTATTTAGGGAGATTCATCATTGTGGCATATGAAAAAACTCTCTCGACAGATGCTGAAGATGGCAAGGGTAGTGACATAGTTTTAATATAGATTTAACCGTGAAATTTAGTCGattgaaactaaaactaatttagTTGTTAGTTGTACATTCTCACAACTAATTTAATCgcaactaaattaatcgcgattaaaaaatgacgattgatatttttaatcgattgattagttaactaaaaagttaatcgattaatgcccatctctggtTCGTTATACAAGTAGTCTAGTCTTGTAACCAGACCAAATTAAACTAGTCTAGTAACAAATAATGTATGTAACTTACATTTTAGTTAAAAGGAATCCTAAACTAAAATTTCTTATTATCTATTTTGGATACCTCACCAAgaggggtctctattgtttcccaaatagttttaagtcataatgtattgttttacttttcaggattgccataaaacaaacctaacctaacctaacctatctatagaataaccttacgaaaatcctgaaaagttaacggttttatgactaacgataatatggcaaacaatacattatgacttaaaactttatgggaaacaaagggacccccaccaagagcgctggtggcctagtggtaaaaccatgcgactttcaatctggaggtcgcgggttcaaactccggctcgtaccaattagTATTTAtactgccgctataacaacacatactaaaaacagaataaaataaatattaagtggggctcccatacaacaaactttattacaagcttttatttagtttcacctgaccattgtcgtgtctgtctgtaatcaaagaagaagaagaagataaatcggatgacaatgcaatattatggtaccattgagctgatctgatgatggagacaggaggtggccataggaactctgtgatgaaacaacgcaacctaattgtgtttggggtttttagaattgtcctaatgagtattagttgtctgtcgtaagaaaagtacagtcagcgataaaagtttgtaccaaaaatgaaatttttgccaataacttatttttttcgtttttgCCACATGGTACGGAATTCTTCGTGCACGAAACCGACTAGCAAAtggccggttttattttttCACTCTTAATTTCATAAAGTTATATAACAAATTACCTCCAACCTGATAATTACAACATTTATAGACCGTTGACAAGATAACCAAATCCCTGATAGTGcaacaaaaacaatgtttaatAATATACTCACTAATAATACCTTCACTTATCTTAAATACCTAGAACACACAACATACAAGAattattaatattgttaaaCTTTTAAGAGCTATATTTgattgaaaataattttaaaatggtaAACAACTGATATAATATTACTCACAAACATTATGACATTTATGCATATGCTTGAATATACTTAAGTAGGAATATAATTTATAGTATATATACCTAGTAGGAAGATAATTATTaatagcttttcggtgaaggaaaatattgtGAGGAAACCTGTATACatggttgtgcacaaatcacgcgaggtgttttcggctacgttttgaccccccctcccccttggtgatatttcgtgaggtttttggctacccccctccccccacacaatctcacgtgtatttttttttttttctttcgaccttttttaaagataaatagtattgtatatggaaaattagactcgctattttgaagtgcagagtgaagatttatgtttaacgaaaccgagaaaaagtagctacacatgtggtaggttttatttcttagtttcgttcagggtagaaaaatacacgtgaggtttccttatacccccctcccccaacgtgatctatcgtgattttttcgtgaccccctatcgaacctcgcgtgatttatgCACAAGCCCTACGCCATACATCCATTAAGAAATCCAaatgtgtatgtgaagtccccacagacaagacatcctccagactgagcatagtcgcgctaccccctctgccacaaatatacggtagttttactccattttcgatcaagtgtctttgtgtgacgcctaAGTGTCTGAACGGACCAattacggcacgggactcgctcacctcgtcccccgctcccctgtatttttggcagcatcgttttcatgaaataattgctctaaggtCCATCTAGAGCAGCGGTTCTCAATCCTTTttttgacggaacccttttggaaagcgaaatacttGATGGAACCCTACATTGTACATaattttaacctaacctaaaattTTTCGTGGAGACTAAAGCATAGTGTTCTAAATTCTTGCGGAACCCCTGCAGGGGTatcgcggaaccctagggttccgcggaacacactttgataATGGCTGATCtagaggatgtcttgtctgtggaaGTCCGCAACCAGTGTGGTTTCTAGCCCAAGTCCTCTCGTGCAGGCcagtgcccagcagtgggacgcatatagcacaaaagagataggtacagaaatcaatctacatacaaagcgcgctcgagcaacgcacacatagacactgctcacggacacgatatctcggaccagttgggaccagtgcgagcgcgagtgccatccgcttgagacacgcgtctgtgaacttttttgtgcaataatggagaaacaaaacaaaaagttattataactgtacagtggacggttgtttaaattcaacattaaccggtgaattgtcgttttttaagctaccagtggtttcagagagaatgcgtatgcgaatttattacattgtacatgagaatgcgaatttattacactttaaaatataataatcgtgcatttcgccaaactcgaaatcatcgcaagatattttctgtggcaaatctgtaatataacaatgacattaaaatgaaaatagctatttgagttattaatgtcattattaatttatatttccattcctcccgtttcatcctcaacaataaatcaaacaactagatacgagatacgatacgatggatacgagtgccactaccacgatagtttttttgtgcataagtcatagttcgcaacaatcgcaaccctagcgACCGCCgaccgtaggtatgaaaagtaaagagctgctatttaactgatcaccagatttaataaaatttaataccaaaaaaatctattttaccaccctaaaataatgaatgatcaccaaaattataacaccattttaatgtgaaatgattaccaattttattacattttactatccttttaaaggaaatgacaccaaactaatcattattaacccaaaaatagtaaatgattaccaaatttcaaaccccatttttatgtgaaatgataaccaaatttttacatcttgctatcctattaaagaaaataacaccaaaataattattgtaaacccaaaaatagtaaatgaccaccaaaattagaactccattttaatgtaaaatgataaccaaatttttaaatcttgctatcctattaaagcaaatgactccaaaataatcactgtaaacccaaaaatagtaaatgaccgccataattgtagttttaattaaaaatgtgcaaatatttaatatatcgttatcctattaaattaattaatccacttcgtcaccttttctagtagcattttatttctgtaacattcgcagttctaacctaacctaacccactttttctagtagcatttcgtttctgtaagagtcgcagttcaaacctaacctaacccacttttctagtagcatttcttttctgcaagggtcgcagttcaaacctaacctaacccaccttcaaatcaagagtgaacaggcaccttctgggcgagctcgctccatcgtaggccacgtctacgcctcggctagtctgtggccatgagtaaacccatgcataataaaaaaaaaaaaaaacctaacccacttttctagtagcatttcgtttctgtaaaggtcacagttcaaacctaacctaacccacttttctattaacatttcttttctgtaagggtcgcagttcaaacctaacctaacccacttttctagtagcatttcttttctgcaagggtcgcagttcaaacctaacctaacccacttttctagtagcatttcgtttctgtaaaggtcgcagttcaaacctaacctaacccacttttctagtagcatttcgtatcTGTATGGGTAGAAGTtgaaacttaacctaacctacttttctagtaccatttcgtttctgtaagggtcgcagtgctaaACTAACCTAATACACTTACCTGATAGCAATTTAACTTACTTTTCTAGCAGCATAACGAAATACTACTAGAAAACAGCTCTTAGTGCTTATCACGCATTTACACAGACATGGCTCCAACTCCAATACGGGATTGTATTATGGGGTAACAGCACAAATAGTGTAGATTTGTTCATACTGCAAAAAAGGTGTATTAGAATATTAAGTAACATAAAAAATCAAGAAAGTTGCAGACcttactttaaaaaattaaatattttaactttaccATCCCTTTACATCTTAGAAACATGCAAATTTGTACGAAAACATCCCGACCTATATAGGAAAACTAAAGACCGTCATACTAGTAACTTGAACTTAAGAAATCAAAATAAGATTGCCCTTCCTGCCAGTAATTTACAAATGAGTAATAAAAGTCCCTATAGCATATCTATAAGAATTTTCAACAATCTTCCTAAAGAAATAGCAGAAGAATTTAAATATGAGAAATTTGTAGGTcacttaaaaacttatttaataagtaattgtttttattctATACAAGAATTTTTCGATGATAATAAATACCATAAATAGGCATATATATactataaacaatttttttgcgACTACTATTTGTTGTGTATTCTGTAACTTGTATAATTGTTTTATGTGTTAGATAACATTGCAATACCCTTACAGGGTGTCATATTGTGGAACATTATTAGTTAAGAACATCTGTATAAACACCAATATGAAAGCAataaacatattatatatattattatataaacaaAAGTAGATTAGGTTCAGGTATGCGGTCGGGCtacggggggttgagcgggaggggctagtaattttggcatcagtttactttatttggtaatatgtatacattttttggtaatcatagtggtttatttaggtgaaaatatcgcattaatttggtcttcaagatttggtgatcattaatgatttttggtgatcattcaatatatttggtatttgaatacaatttgaagtgcagtcgtaattaaaatggtggttcttttgtatttttagggcttatttttttggtgttcattaattttttttggtaagcatgatttttttatttagggtaccaaagtattttttggtggtcattatatttgtagccaaagtaaagtacatacatgtgattgacttctgtacttatctgttttgtgcatATAGGCTGAATTTTTTGTATGCATGAATATAAATTATCATAACAGCAGCAAGTAAAATGCAATTTTCCTGGGCAAATGCCAGAATATTGTGGTGTTGAATGtctttctattctattaaagtaGGTTACCCATTTACTATTTCTAGGAAATGCACTCTTATTCTTCTGAATTCTGATAGGTCTGCGCCAGGTTTCTTTACCCGGGAAAAATAAAGCAGTTCCTGGGTTTAAGAGTTACACGACCGCGCCGCCAAAACCCATTGTCAAATtttggttttgtaggaagtgtcctttctatatggtagtactattatttattctgtgatttagCTGTGCAAGGATGTCTAGAacagaccaagagaagtctgcaatgattttgatagtatAAACAGgcattgcaagtgttattttaaacgtcaaacttctatatacataacacctgcactgcataattaatataattattatatatgctatcaaaatcgttgcagacttttcttggtctaacaatAGCAAGTTTTTGAAATaccgggttattcccactagttaccagcaagttgttaccagtggtaactacctACTGGGAAtatttttcccaccttttaccactggttcaattttattcccagtagttaccactggtaaaaggtgggattttttttcccagtagttaccagtggtatagtactatagtttttatttttatgtttggtACAGGAGGCGCCGGCGGCAAGGGCGTATGGGGAGCCCCGGGCTCCGAACTCCTGGAGGAGTACATGGAAGACGAGAATGACCCCAACTACGACTCGGAAGCCGTAGCCAA
This window harbors:
- the LOC134676268 gene encoding uncharacterized protein LOC134676268 translates to MKKHKENLFSTKFRLLNSQDYSEEIIWSSSDSSEFEDVDNKANFNNITNKKLNRKRKRKSKVPSNVSNLDITIIDVTKDIEGDKSPVLTSKTKCKLIENVLDKTYSIPKSAEYNNSIANLTSPVLCTGTQRAISMKSPVIAQKFASPVHSPKVRKTLFSDSKNDNIIQTEKRSISPVLSHYFPRDRRKMQDNIKIEIEDTPILETQNSIQLEDRHSNESSKSSSNVDLIKKIKSFFDNQFSSENCSQVSIANTPTPQNTSNDDGEIISVTQMTSNESSVKTIKHTNSTDNSIIEAEKSKKIRYKKDGLAYRLCSLLKKHNANISLWQHERFLADNSNFKIPKGEHLVFRIQKVEYKYGSYLLDTMDINDEVFLILINNSYVNNCVFNVDSVLKLYEPYQIFNFGEKSLIVNVCKFECITIDL